A single window of Anaerolineae bacterium DNA harbors:
- a CDS encoding transglutaminase domain-containing protein — translation MSASFHNKPPSTQPPHPAPDGVLVLLGGFLLLTLAGRLEATAWTAGLGLASGALLLAYGLGALAGVTRWRWPFVALLALAYGEVLLPLGLARSVARLAPLRVQLVVLAQRLQGAWQDFAADRPVGDPVLFLALLVVAAWALGWFVGFSVARRRALWRVLLPPLLALWVIQAYDPYVRARTVYLLVYSGLAMLYLARHTFGFGERVRGWRARHLLIPLDLGWDWLRVALGAVVLVGVLAWHLPRWEAALPGVRETWQRVTRPWERIQRRLGRLVEPLQGTKVWGVVGYAERLPLGLGVPETDTLVFRVEAPRAVLGERYYWRMQVYTTYRQGLWQVQNAASMAPSGVAFPRPDEAGEEVTLRFVLAQPALVLYTALYPAQVLDVPYQLRAVLLGEGLVDPLAFVAQEPLPAGSGYRVRAWRVALTAEQLRQAGTDYPSWVAPYLQVPEDISARVRQLAAALAQQVDNPYDRAQMLTAYLRAQMAYRNPLPAPPPPGKDPVDWFLFEAQEGFCTYYATAEVVLLRLMGIPARLAVGYAQGATPTAPIRCASGIATPGRRCTSLGWDGCLLSPRWRVLLWCAPAIGHLLRRWGKARRSGSPLRSGCAGGGWNWVRVPRSAPRHPL, via the coding sequence ATGAGCGCGTCTTTTCACAACAAGCCCCCCTCGACGCAGCCTCCGCACCCTGCCCCCGACGGTGTGTTGGTGCTGTTGGGGGGCTTTTTGTTGCTCACCTTGGCCGGACGCCTGGAGGCGACCGCCTGGACCGCGGGCCTGGGGCTGGCCTCCGGCGCGTTGTTGCTGGCTTATGGTTTGGGCGCCCTGGCGGGGGTGACGCGCTGGCGCTGGCCTTTTGTCGCGTTGCTCGCTTTGGCCTATGGCGAGGTCCTGTTGCCCCTCGGGCTGGCGAGGAGCGTGGCCCGCTTGGCTCCCCTCCGCGTCCAGCTGGTTGTGCTGGCCCAGCGCCTGCAGGGGGCCTGGCAGGATTTCGCCGCCGACCGCCCGGTGGGCGATCCCGTGTTGTTCCTGGCCCTGTTGGTGGTGGCAGCCTGGGCTTTGGGGTGGTTCGTGGGCTTTTCCGTCGCCCGGCGGCGGGCGTTGTGGCGCGTGCTGCTGCCTCCGTTGCTGGCCCTGTGGGTCATCCAGGCCTACGACCCCTATGTGCGCGCCCGCACGGTCTATTTGCTGGTCTATTCGGGACTGGCCATGCTGTATCTGGCCCGGCACACCTTTGGATTTGGAGAACGCGTGCGCGGCTGGCGCGCGCGGCACCTGTTGATCCCCCTGGACCTGGGATGGGACTGGCTACGGGTGGCCTTGGGCGCGGTGGTGCTGGTGGGGGTGCTGGCCTGGCACCTGCCGCGCTGGGAGGCGGCTTTGCCCGGTGTGCGGGAAACCTGGCAGCGGGTGACCCGCCCCTGGGAGCGCATCCAGCGTCGTCTGGGGCGTCTGGTGGAACCCCTCCAGGGCACCAAGGTGTGGGGAGTGGTGGGGTATGCCGAACGGCTGCCCCTGGGGTTGGGCGTGCCAGAAACGGACACCCTGGTCTTTCGGGTCGAGGCCCCTCGGGCGGTTTTGGGAGAGCGGTACTATTGGCGGATGCAGGTGTACACCACTTATCGGCAGGGGCTTTGGCAGGTCCAGAACGCCGCGAGCATGGCCCCTTCGGGGGTGGCTTTCCCGCGTCCGGATGAGGCCGGGGAAGAAGTCACCTTGCGTTTTGTTTTGGCCCAACCCGCTCTGGTGCTCTATACGGCCCTGTATCCTGCGCAGGTGCTGGATGTGCCCTACCAACTGCGGGCCGTCCTCCTGGGCGAGGGACTGGTTGACCCCTTGGCTTTTGTGGCCCAGGAGCCCTTACCCGCCGGGAGCGGTTACCGGGTGCGGGCTTGGCGGGTGGCCCTGACGGCGGAGCAACTCCGACAGGCGGGCACGGATTACCCTTCTTGGGTAGCGCCTTATCTTCAGGTGCCGGAGGACATCTCCGCGCGGGTGCGTCAGTTGGCCGCGGCGCTGGCCCAGCAGGTCGACAACCCTTATGACCGGGCCCAGATGCTCACCGCCTACCTGCGGGCGCAGATGGCTTATCGCAACCCTCTCCCGGCGCCTCCGCCGCCGGGGAAAGACCCGGTGGACTGGTTCCTTTTTGAGGCCCAGGAGGGCTTTTGCACCTATTACGCTACGGCCGAGGTGGTGTTGTTGCGTCTGATGGGCATCCCGGCGCGCCTGGCCGTGGGCTATGCCCAGGGCGCTACACCGACGGCGCCTATCAGGTGCGCGAGCGGGATAGCCACGCCTGGCCGGAGGTGTACTTCCCTGGGGTGGGATGGGTGCCTTTTGAGCCCACGGTGGCGCGTTCTGCTTTGGTGCGCCCCGGCGATCGGCCACCTGCTCCGGCGTTGGGGGAAGGCGAGGAGGAGTGGCTCTCCCCTCAGGAGTGGCTGCGCCGGCGGCGGCTGGAACTGGGTGCGGGTGCCCCGGTCGGCGCCACGCCATCCTCTCTAG
- the thrC gene encoding threonine synthase: MTFRYRCSRCGRTYAPDEVTYTCPEDDGNLDVWLDYPSLKRVLSPSFPGLMGNVPSLWRYLPLLPVPDPDFATTPLASVGWTPVFSPPALRQATGLSWLWLKDESRNPTASLKDRASAVVVARALALGVDTVITASTGNAGAALAGMAAAVGLRAVILAPKGAPRAKIAQLLIYGAQVCLVDGTYDDAFDLSIEASETLGWYCRNTGFNPFTVEGKKTVAYEIWEQVLLRQRLERPLHIFVPVGDGNIISGVYKGFWDLQQLGWLEQKPRLYGVQAEGSAAIARAWEAGATEVASVQAQTIADSISVDLPRDGRRALRAVRETHGAYLTVSDEAILEAMAELGRVGLFAEPAAATAWAGLREALRRGWLTPEDPVLVLLTGSGLKDVQAAMQAVPPAPVVPAGNLPALRRALGLD, translated from the coding sequence ATGACCTTTCGCTACCGTTGTTCGCGCTGTGGTCGCACCTACGCCCCTGACGAAGTCACCTATACTTGCCCTGAGGATGATGGGAACCTGGATGTCTGGTTGGACTACCCCTCCTTGAAGCGGGTGCTGTCCCCGTCGTTTCCGGGCCTCATGGGAAATGTGCCCTCCCTGTGGCGCTATCTCCCCCTGTTGCCTGTGCCGGACCCCGATTTTGCCACCACGCCCCTGGCTTCGGTGGGCTGGACGCCGGTGTTCTCCCCTCCCGCTTTGCGCCAGGCCACGGGCCTCTCCTGGCTCTGGCTCAAGGATGAAAGCCGCAATCCCACCGCTTCCCTCAAGGACCGCGCCAGCGCCGTGGTGGTGGCCCGCGCCTTGGCTCTGGGTGTGGATACGGTGATCACGGCCTCCACAGGGAACGCCGGCGCGGCTTTGGCCGGCATGGCCGCGGCGGTGGGGTTGCGGGCGGTCATTCTGGCCCCTAAAGGGGCTCCGCGGGCCAAAATCGCCCAGTTGCTCATTTACGGCGCTCAGGTGTGCCTGGTGGACGGGACCTACGATGACGCCTTTGACCTGTCCATCGAGGCCTCGGAAACCCTCGGCTGGTACTGCCGCAACACGGGGTTCAACCCCTTCACCGTCGAGGGTAAGAAGACCGTGGCCTACGAGATCTGGGAACAGGTGTTGCTGCGTCAACGCCTCGAACGACCGCTGCACATCTTCGTCCCTGTGGGCGATGGCAACATCATCAGCGGCGTGTACAAAGGGTTTTGGGACCTGCAGCAGTTGGGCTGGCTGGAGCAGAAGCCGCGCCTTTACGGTGTGCAGGCCGAGGGCTCGGCGGCCATTGCCCGCGCCTGGGAAGCCGGGGCCACGGAAGTTGCCTCGGTACAGGCCCAAACCATCGCCGACAGCATCAGCGTGGATTTGCCCCGCGATGGGCGGCGCGCGTTGCGGGCCGTGCGGGAAACCCACGGGGCCTACCTCACGGTGAGCGATGAGGCTATTCTGGAGGCCATGGCCGAGTTGGGCCGGGTGGGGCTTTTCGCCGAGCCGGCCGCGGCCACGGCCTGGGCCGGCCTGCGCGAGGCGTTGCGCCGCGGTTGGCTCACGCCGGAGGACCCGGTGCTGGTGTTGCTCACGGGGAGCGGGTTGAAGGATGTGCAGGCGGCCATGCAAGCCGTGCCGCCCGCCCCGGTGGTCCCGGCGGGCAATCTGCCTGCCTTGCGCCGGGCGCTGGGGCTGGACTGA
- a CDS encoding transglutaminase domain-containing protein, whose amino-acid sequence MRERDSHAWPEVYFPGVGWVPFEPTVARSALVRPGDRPPAPALGEGEEEWLSPQEWLRRRRLELGAGAPVGATPSSLGGPEASSPEGEPAAQGVEWRWLLSLLAGLGGLTLLAGGSGRCSGRGCRIGCWR is encoded by the coding sequence GTGCGCGAGCGGGATAGCCACGCCTGGCCGGAGGTGTACTTCCCTGGGGTGGGATGGGTGCCTTTTGAGCCCACGGTGGCGCGTTCTGCTTTGGTGCGCCCCGGCGATCGGCCACCTGCTCCGGCGTTGGGGGAAGGCGAGGAGGAGTGGCTCTCCCCTCAGGAGTGGCTGCGCCGGCGGCGGCTGGAACTGGGTGCGGGTGCCCCGGTCGGCGCCACGCCATCCTCTCTAGGCGGGCCTGAGGCCTCCTCGCCGGAGGGGGAACCCGCTGCGCAGGGCGTGGAGTGGCGTTGGCTGCTTTCGTTGCTGGCGGGGTTGGGTGGACTCACCTTGCTCGCCGGGGGCTCTGGGCGTTGCAGCGGCCGTGGCTGCCGAATCGGTTGTTGGCGGTGA